The proteins below come from a single Deltaproteobacteria bacterium genomic window:
- a CDS encoding cbb3-type cytochrome c oxidase subunit I — translation MNWTLTGIKVNPQAKKLAYAWLLFAVSTLIFAGIFAFLVAMARTPVIQDFLPKQKDYFYIALVGHVDLAVVIWFLAFMGVLWTLSMAGFSGVRTDFKTAWAGFVLSAVGTLLITITALFGLGSAIIANYIPIISHPLFYAGIIMFAAGLLITVADAVITVIYVVKNKVFPEYLPVVSFGMFISAVTVIAAMICFSLAFYFLKIPSLHGAFFERLFWGGGHILQFVNTIGMVLVWLLLTNICLKTMPLTERFAKLLLLYYLVFVIPSPLLFFMYNVHSQAYKDAFTKLMQFGLGPSTIIFAFFILKTMWCKHKTNEIDWKDPGISSLAMSVVMFAMGGVISLFIHGINVKIPSHYHGVIGGVTLAFMGLAYHMLSLFDRDITFKKLAKIQPYLYGIGQILFVVGLFLAGAHGVQRKTFGVEQNLDSIMKMLGMSIMGIGGLVAILGGGAFVINMLVSMVKKPSESGRKNSLNV, via the coding sequence ATGAACTGGACGCTAACTGGCATAAAGGTAAATCCTCAGGCAAAAAAACTTGCGTATGCATGGCTGTTGTTTGCAGTATCTACCCTTATATTCGCAGGCATATTCGCATTTCTGGTTGCTATGGCGAGGACACCGGTTATACAGGATTTTCTTCCAAAGCAGAAAGACTATTTTTATATTGCCCTTGTTGGTCATGTTGACCTTGCGGTTGTAATCTGGTTTTTGGCTTTTATGGGTGTGTTATGGACTTTATCAATGGCAGGTTTTTCAGGAGTCAGGACTGATTTCAAAACCGCATGGGCAGGTTTTGTTCTGTCTGCTGTCGGGACATTACTAATTACAATAACAGCATTATTTGGACTTGGCTCAGCCATAATTGCAAACTACATACCTATAATATCCCATCCTTTGTTTTATGCAGGCATTATAATGTTTGCAGCCGGGCTTTTAATTACAGTCGCAGATGCGGTAATTACTGTTATATATGTGGTTAAAAACAAGGTATTTCCGGAATATCTACCAGTTGTTTCATTCGGGATGTTTATATCTGCTGTAACCGTAATTGCTGCTATGATATGTTTTTCCCTTGCCTTTTATTTTCTCAAGATACCTTCTTTACACGGTGCATTTTTTGAAAGACTTTTCTGGGGTGGCGGACATATACTCCAGTTTGTCAATACAATAGGTATGGTATTGGTATGGCTTCTCCTTACGAATATATGTTTAAAAACTATGCCTCTTACTGAACGGTTTGCTAAACTTTTACTTTTGTATTACCTTGTATTTGTGATCCCATCACCCCTTCTTTTCTTCATGTATAATGTGCATTCACAGGCATACAAAGACGCTTTTACAAAACTCATGCAGTTTGGACTTGGTCCATCAACCATAATATTTGCCTTTTTTATATTAAAGACAATGTGGTGCAAACACAAAACAAACGAGATTGATTGGAAAGACCCTGGTATTTCTTCTTTAGCAATGTCAGTAGTGATGTTTGCAATGGGTGGGGTCATTTCTCTGTTTATTCACGGTATAAATGTAAAGATACCGTCTCATTATCACGGTGTAATCGGCGGTGTCACTCTTGCATTTATGGGTCTTGCATATCACATGCTGTCTTTATTTGACAGAGATATAACATTTAAAAAACTTGCAAAGATTCAGCCTTATCTCTACGGCATAGGACAGATACTCTTTGTTGTTGGGCTTTTTCTCGCAGGCGCTCACGGTGTGCAGAGAAAGACATTTGGTGTAGAGCAGAATCTTGATAGCATTATGAAGATGCTGGGTATGAGCATCATGGGCATTGGCGGACTAGTAGCAATTTTAGGCGGCGGCGCATTTGTTATAAACATGCTGGTATCTATGGTAAAAAAACCGTCTGAAAGTGGAAGAAAAAACAGTCTAAACGTGTAG
- a CDS encoding cytochrome C oxidase subunit II, producing MSIVSPEKGWYSEPLDKEEKVWVAIALAWCLLTFFLMPVWHVVGKQNPSSESYRVDPMKFNEIATAFTEKYKVGEENGIPVVKPPAGSDVFIVGGSYQWKPILELEVGKEYRLHLSSTDFQHGFSLVSPKFVMNYMVLPGYDYVIKVTPTEAGTYSIICNEFCGMGHHIMIGKLIVK from the coding sequence ATGAGTATAGTATCTCCAGAAAAGGGTTGGTATTCAGAACCCCTTGACAAAGAGGAGAAGGTATGGGTGGCAATAGCGCTTGCATGGTGTTTGCTTACATTCTTTTTAATGCCTGTATGGCATGTTGTGGGTAAGCAGAACCCATCCTCTGAATCCTACAGGGTTGACCCGATGAAGTTTAATGAAATTGCTACAGCATTCACAGAGAAGTATAAGGTTGGCGAAGAAAACGGCATCCCTGTTGTTAAACCACCTGCAGGCAGCGATGTATTCATAGTTGGAGGCTCTTATCAGTGGAAACCAATCCTTGAACTAGAGGTGGGTAAGGAATACAGACTGCATCTATCATCTACTGATTTTCAACATGGGTTTTCACTTGTATCTCCAAAATTCGTTATGAACTATATGGTTCTCCCAGGCTATGATTATGTAATAAAGGTAACACCAACAGAGGCTGGCACATACAGCATAATATGCAATGAATTTTGCGGTATGGGCCATCATATTATGATTGGCAAACTAATTGTAAAATAA
- a CDS encoding NifU family protein, producing the protein MKERIEQALEKIRPALQADGGDIALIDVDDANGIVKVQLRGACSGCPSAQITLQMGVERAIMEEVPEVKQIIAV; encoded by the coding sequence ATGAAGGAGAGGATTGAACAGGCATTAGAAAAGATAAGACCCGCTTTACAGGCAGACGGCGGAGATATAGCCCTTATTGATGTTGATGATGCAAATGGTATTGTCAAGGTGCAGTTAAGGGGTGCGTGCTCAGGTTGTCCAAGTGCCCAGATAACATTACAGATGGGTGTTGAAAGGGCAATAATGGAAGAGGTACCTGAAGTAAAGCAGATTATTGCAGTTTAA
- a CDS encoding 4Fe-4S binding protein produces MAYHITKDCIACGICLPECPEGAITEGLPYIINPVLCTDCGACAEVCPVDACKMKAEELKSLGVIE; encoded by the coding sequence ATGGCTTACCATATTACAAAAGACTGCATTGCATGCGGCATATGCCTTCCAGAATGTCCTGAAGGTGCAATCACAGAAGGACTTCCGTATATAATCAATCCAGTCCTTTGCACAGATTGTGGTGCATGTGCAGAGGTTTGTCCTGTGGACGCATGCAAAATGAAAGCTGAAGAGTTAAAGAGTTTGGGAGTTATAGAGTAA
- a CDS encoding cbb3-type cytochrome c oxidase subunit I translates to MSKITVWFIKCAMVYFLLAMLLGIHMAMGGPMYPFMQIHAHFNLLGWISMMIYGVGYHILPRFSGRPLYSERIAEWHFWLANIGLIGMALGWLARQYAANTIMLMIFSIIAAISAFLFVFNMFKTIKRAG, encoded by the coding sequence ATGAGTAAAATTACTGTCTGGTTTATAAAATGCGCAATGGTGTATTTCCTGCTTGCTATGCTTCTCGGTATCCATATGGCAATGGGAGGTCCTATGTATCCTTTTATGCAAATCCATGCCCATTTTAACCTGTTGGGATGGATATCCATGATGATTTACGGCGTAGGTTATCACATCCTTCCCCGATTCAGCGGAAGACCACTTTATAGTGAAAGGATTGCTGAGTGGCACTTCTGGCTTGCCAATATAGGACTTATAGGAATGGCGCTGGGCTGGCTTGCCCGTCAATATGCCGCTAACACTATTATGCTTATGATATTTTCAATAATAGCAGCAATATCTGCATTTTTATTTGTCTTTAATATGTTTAAAACAATAAAAAGGGCAGGATAA
- a CDS encoding DUF1858 domain-containing protein gives MSKQKITKEMNIGDVIKNYPQTEKVIMKYFGNGCFTCPGSKMENLAFGATMHNVPVENILKDLNEAVEAK, from the coding sequence ATGTCAAAACAAAAAATCACAAAGGAAATGAATATAGGGGATGTAATAAAAAATTATCCTCAAACAGAAAAGGTAATAATGAAATACTTTGGCAACGGCTGCTTCACATGCCCTGGTTCAAAGATGGAAAATCTTGCATTCGGTGCAACCATGCACAATGTCCCTGTTGAAAATATACTGAAAGATTTAAATGAGGCAGTGGAAGCAAAATAA